The genomic stretch GTTTTGTATTCATGGTTAGTGTCTTATATTGTTTTGTAAGAATCAAACACGATTTTCTTAATACTGGATGATAAATGGCGGGCAAGTTCCAGAAGGGATATAACCACAAAAACACAAAGACCACAAATAGGAGAATCAATAAAAATACAAATTGAAACGCGATTTATAATCTCGCTTTAATTATGACAATTGAAAGTGAGTTGATGGCAGCAGACAAATATCCGACCATTGTACCAACTTACTATTTATTACATTTTCATGAATTAGAGTTTCATTATGTTTTGTAAGAATCAAACAAGATTTTCTTGAAATTCAGTTAGAATGACAAATTAGAGATAGGGTGTGAGTTGAATAATTCGTAATAAAATCTGATTTGTGTCATTTGTGTTTTTGTGGTTAAATTCTTCTTTATGATTTATGTGGATTGAGTTGTGGTTGCCTGGAGATGTCACCAGATGAGCTTGCGGATTTCGAACCTGGGGCCACCAAAATTGATCAACAGCGCGTGCCGTCTTCGGGCCGCTCTAAGGTAACCGATGACTTGTCCGATGTGATCGTTGTTCAGGTTCCTAACCGCCTTCAGCTCGATCAGCAGCCCACCTTCAATCACCAGATCGGCAAAGTACTCGCCCAGGACAGTTCCATCCTCATCCAGTACCTGCAAGGGTACTTGGGCTTCCACCTGTAGCCCCAGCATGGAGAGTCGGTGCTCCAGGCCATGTTGGTAGACCTTTTCCAGGTGCCCATGGCCCAGGTACCTGTGCAGGGCATAGGCAGCCTCGCGAACCCGATCGCATAGGTGCTGGACCTCCAAATCCCGCGCGCGTGGGTTGTCCAGCAGATCAGATTGATTCGCCGTGTGCATGGGGGAGCTTGGCGCAACAGCAGGGCTTCCACAAGTACTTGTGGCGGTCGGTGGAGTGGATTTCCGCCCAGTGTACGGGAACCCCGACAGCTGTCAGTAGCGGGTCCCCACCGCCGCATCCATGGGGAAAGCCGCATCGATGCGGGCGAGGTCCTCCGCCGTCAGGGTCACTTCCAGCGCACCCAGGTTCTGCTCCAGGTAGCTGCGCCGCTTCGTCCCCGGAATGGCGACGATGTCTTCGCCCTGGGCCAACACCCAAGCCAGCGCCAACTGGGAGGGCGTGATTTGCTTGTCCCGGGCGATCTCGCTGATGCGTTCCACCAGCTCCAGGTTCTTGCCGAAATTCTCGCCCTTGAAGCGCGGATTGGTCCGCCGCCAGTCATCCGCGGCCAGGTCTTCGAAGCGCTGGATCTGCCCGGTCAGGAAGCCGCGCCCCAGCGGACTGTAGGCGACAAAACTGATCCCCAGCTCGCGGGTCGTGGCCAGGATTCCGCGCTCGGGCTCGCGGCTCCAGAGCGAATACTCGGTTTGGAGCGCGCTGATGGGATGCACCGCGTGGGCCCGCCGCACCTGCTCCGGCTCGGCTTCCGACAGCCCCAGATAGCGGACTTTGCCCGCCTGCACCAGTTCGGCCATGGCGCCCACGGTCTCCTCGATGGGGACCTGCGGATCCACCCGGTGCTGATAGTACAGGTCGATGTGCTCCAGCCCCAGCCGCTGAAGCGACGCGTCACAGGCCGCGCGCACGTAGTCGGGCCGCCCGCTGATGCCCAGGAATCCGCCCTGCTCGCTGCGCATGACGCCGAACTTGGTGGCGATCACCGCCGCGTCCCGCCGCCCCGCCAGGGCCCGCCCCACCAACCGCTCATTGGTCCAGGGGCCGTACATGTCGGCGGTGTCGAAGAAGTTGACGCCCAGTTCCAGCGCCCGCTGCAGGGTAGCGATGGACTCGTCCTCCTGCCCGCCGCCGTAGAAGTCCGACATCCCCATGCAGCCCAAGCCGATGGCGGAAATCGTCAACTCGCTGTGACCTAACGCGTGGTGTCTCATGGCTGCAACTCGCATTGATTAGATCCCGGGCTCCCCACGAGCATCGAAAGGAGCTGTTCAACTGGCTGGTGGGTAAGATAGGAGGCAGTGTTGGCTGATGATGGGGTTTTCGGCCATGTGTACGGAATCTTGCCAGGTGAACGTCAATGAAAACGCCCCGGACCTCGCGGCCCGGGGCGTGCAGATGCTGATGGGTGGTGACGGGTGTCGTCCCCGCTTAGAACTGGTCGTCGGCGCGCACCCGGTAGAAGCGCTTCTCGTTGCCCACCGGCTGGGGCAGCAGGAACAGCGGCTCACTGGTTGTGCCCAGCAGGGTGCCGGCGCTGGCCGGCGCCCAGGGCGTGGGGATCTCGTAGACGTGGTAGCGCACGCCGTTGCGCTCGGGCAGGTGCTGGCCGTTCACGGTGCCGGTGGTCACCGGTTGCCAGCCGAGGAGCAGGCCCTCCGCCGGTTGGGCAAGCGTGGCCAGCAGCTGCGGCGCGTCGGGCGGCACGTTGTCCAGGCTGGTGCCGGTCAGCACTTCGCTTTCGCTGAGCACGGCGCCGGCGTGCCAGAGGACTTTCAGCTGCGTGGGCCAGGGCTGGCCGTCCAGGCGGTCCGCCAGCGTCTCCACCACTTGGGCGTACTGGGCGTGGCGGGCGGCGGGCAGGCTGCCCAGCCAGCTCCAGGCGCTGCCGTCGCGCTCCCAGGTGAAGGCCGCGCCCGTCTCCATCGCCGCCTCGGCTTGACTGCGCGTGTGTACCACCGGCAGGGCGGCAGGGGCTCCGGCCGCGGCGCTGAACAGCGTGTCCAGCCGCCAGAGGCTGTAGAACCAGTCGCCGTTAGCCTGGGCCAGATCCATGCTGGAGGCATTCCACACCAGTTGCAGGCGTCCGCCCTGATCCTCGGGCACGTCCACGGCGGCGCTGGCCACGGGCGCGCTCTGGTCGTAGTAGTGGTAGCCGATGTCCGCCGGCGTCAGGTCCGGGTCGGCGGCGCTGAGCAGGCTGCCCGCGTCGATCACCGGCGAACCCGCCAGCGGCCGGTGCTGGGCGTCCAGCAGGGGATCCGCGTCCAGCAGGCCCGCGCCGAGCACCACCTGGGACAAGCCGTCCTGCGTGCAGCGAGCGGCGCCGCCGGGCAGCACGCCGTAGGTCAGCGCGACGAAGGAGCCGCTCTCGGCCTGCACCTCGGCGGGCGTCGCCGGGTTGTCCAGCACGCAATTCACCAGCTCCAGGCTGGAGGCCCCGCTCACGTGCAGCGCGGTGCCCGCGTTGTCCCGCAGGGTGAAATCCTCCAGCGTCATCGTGCAGGTCTGGGCCGACAGGGCTTGCAGGGGGCTTTCACTGATCAGCACTCGGCGCATGAGCGCGGGGCCGTCCCAACCCAGCGACCACAGCCGCAGGCCCAGGCCGTTGCCCACCAGTTCCAGATCCTCCATCGTGCCCGAATTCCCATAGAGGTAGAGTCCGGTCGCGCAGCCCTCCACCCGGATGTGGGACAGGTCCAGCGGCGAGTAGCTGAGCGACAGGCCCACTGCCCCCGGGCAATCGCGGACCCGCAGGTGGTGGAGGCTGTGGCGCCCGCCGGTGGCGCCGCCGTAGATGGTCAGCCCGTTGACTCCGGTTCGGGTGTGTTCCACCACGCAGTGACTCAGCTCCACTTGGGCGTCGGATTCCGGCGCCGCATAAATGCCGGTCCAATTCACGCCGGTGAAGCGGATGCTGTCGGCTTCGCTGCCGATGGCGCGGAAGTCGTCGTACACCTGCAGGCCGTAGCCCGCGGCGAAGTTCAGCGTCACGCCGGGCAGGATAGTGGTGCGCCGGCCGCTGACCTTCCAGTCCGCGTGGAGGAGTCCGTCGGGATCCACCAGCTGGGACGCGTTGGCCACCAGCGCGGGCATGCGGCGTTTGGCGCCGCCCAGCTTGACCAGGGGCCGCCGGGAAAAGACAACCCCGACATTCGTGCCCAGCAGGTTGAATGAAGGCGTGCTGTTGTAGATGCCGGTGCGCAGGCAGGGTTCGGTGGTGGCCACGGTGCTCCAGTAGCTGTCGTTGCCCTGCACGGACTTGTTCATCACCAGATCTACCAGCAGGTCCCGGCTGCTGTCGAAGCTGTGGTTGTTGGAGAAGCTGAAGAGCACCCAGCCCGGAGTGTTGGGGATGACGGCGACGGACTGGCGGCACAGGGTCAGGCCCCCGTTGACGAAGCGGGACAGATTCATGCTGTCCAGATCCGTCTGGGTGGCGTTCTTCAGCCGGATGAACAGTTGATCGACGGAGTACCCGACCGAGCTGTCCAGGTAAAGCGAGAGCGAGCTGATCGATTCGCCGGACTCCAGCCGCAGTTCCTCCTTGGGAATGATGAATTGGAAGCGTGAATCCGAGTAGTAGGTGTCGATGGGGTAGAAGGATGGCGCCGTCTCCCCGAAACCGATGCGCACATCCGCCCGGGCCGCCGGCCCACCCAGCAGCACGGTGCAAAGCAGCCACAATCCGCTGATCCAATGCCTTGTCATGATGGTCCTTTTCGGTTATTGTGGTCCAGCTAGGCAAGCGGAGTGCCAACGGCGGGATGGCCCTGAATGAGGGGTAGCCTCTCCATCTTGTGGTGGCGTGAAGCCTCCTTGCATTTAAATCAGTACGCGTGGCAGATCGACTTTGACAGTCATACGTTTAACATGGACAGGGGTGTACGATTTCGGGCATGGGCGCCGGGTCCGGCTGGGTCCGCCGCGCCACGTTTTGGTCCATTGTTGAAAGGAAAGGGGCATCATGCGCACGGCACTGGTCACGGGCGGCAATCGCGGCATCGGGCTGGAGGTCTGCCGCCAACTGGCCGGGCAGGGCGTCCACGTTCTGCTGGGCAGCCGGAACTACGAAGCGGGCGCCGAAGCGGCCCGCGAACTGGCTGCCGCCGGGCTGGTGGAATGCCTGGAACTGGACGTGGCCGACCCGGCCTCCATCCTCACTTGCCGGCAACTGCTGCAGCTGCGCCACCTGCGGGTGGACATCCTGGTGAACAACGCCGCCGTCCTGGCCCGTGGCGGCGCGCTGGAGCTGGCCGAGGACGAGTGGCTGGAGGCCGTCCAGGTCAATCTGCTGGGCGCCCTGCGTTGCTGCCGAGCCTTCCTGCCCGGCATGGTGGAGGCCGGCTGGGGCCGGGTGGTAAACGTCTCCTCGGGCTACGGCTCCTTCGCCCAGGGCCTGACGGGGCCGGCGGCCTACAGCGTCAGCAAGGCGGCGCTCAACGCCCTGACCCTCAGCCTGGCCCGCGAGCTGCCGGAGACGGTCAAGGTCAACGCTGTCAGCCCGGGCTGGGTGCGCACCCGGATGGGCGGGGCCGACGCCGCCCGCAGCCCGGAAGAGGGCGCGCGCGGGCTGGTGCGGCTGGCCCTGCTGCCCGACGACGGCCCCACGGGCGGCTTCTTCCGCGACGAAGAGTCGCTGGCCTGGTAGCCGCGGCGACGGCAACCCGGCGGTTCCGGGCGGCCACTTTTCTCGCCGCCCGGCTCAATTCTGTTGTTCGGCAGCTTTGCGGAAGGCATGTTGAGCGCAGTCCAACCAAGCACCCAGGAGCCATCGTGAATCTTTCGCACCGCCCGCTTGCGCTGCTCGCCATGTTGTTGTCTCTGGGCGGACCCGCGGGTGCCGTCTGGACCGTGGGGAGCACGCCCACCGACTTCACCTGCACGGACTGGAACGGCCAGAGCTGGAACCTCTACGCCCAGCGCGGCAAGGTCGTCCTGCTCAACTTCGGCGCCACGTGGTGACCCTCCTGTAACGCCGAGTTTCCGGTGTTGCAGACCAATTTCGAGGCTTCCTACAGCTCGTCGTCCTTCGAAGTCGTCCACATCGACACGGACAACGCCACCGCTAGCATCCTGCACTCCCACTGGGATCCCGACAATCCCAGCTTCCCCGTGCTGGTGGGCTGCGGTTCGATCTACAGCCAGTACGGCAACGGCTACATCCCCTACAACGTGATCCTCGATCCCGACGGCGTCGTGCGCTACATGGCTGCGGGCTTCAGCGAGTCCGCCCTGCACGCCGTGATCCAGCAGAACATGAACATGGCGCACCCCTTCTTCGAACTGGCGGAGTTCGACCTTTTGGGCGATGACAACGGCGACGGCCGGCCCGATCCGGGCGAGACGGTGAACTTCCGCGTGCGTCTGCAGAACAGCATCAACGCCCAGGCCGCCACCGGCATCAGCGTGGTCTTCAGCACCGACGACGGCGCGCTGACGGAAACCCAGACCGCCGCCACGCTGCCCGGGCTGGCCCCGGGGGAGTCCGCCTTCAGCGGGCAGGAATTCCAGTTCAGCGTCGCGGCGGACGCGCTGCCCCACTGGGCCAATTTCCACTTCACCATCACGGCTACCCACGCCGGCGGCACCTGGACGCAGACCTTGGGCAGCTCCCGGCGCATCGCTCGGCCGGACCTTCTGGTGGTGGATTCCGACGGCAGCCTGGACGACAACGAGACCTTCATCCAGACGGCTCTCGGCGGCTTGGGACTGGATTACGACATGTGGACGCCGGAGGCCGACGGCGACCTGCCCGTGGCGGAGGTCCTGGCCTACGACCAGCTCATCTGGCTGGGCGGCCGGCGCGACCCGGACATCAACCCGGCGGAGCGCGCGGCGCTGACCGCCTTCCTGGACCGCGGCGGCCTGCTGCTCCTGTCCAGCCAGTACGCCTCCAGCGAGCCGCTCAACAGCGGGCTGGCCCAGCGCTGCGGCGTGCAGACCTTGGCCACCGCGCCGGGCATCCTGTTCCTGGCCACGACGCCGGCCGTGGACCCCTGGTTCGGCGACATGAGCTTCGTGCTGACGGGCGCGCCGGGCGCGGGCAACTGTCTGCAGCCGGACAACCTGTCCGTGCTGCCCGAGGGCCAACTGCTGGCCACCTGGACCCAGGGCGCGCTGGCCCAGGCGGCGGCCTATCGCATCCAGGGCGGCTACAACATGGTCTACTGCGGCTTCCCCATCGAGGCCCTGCGCATCCACTCCTCGCGGCCCAACTCGGTGACCCTCTCCACCTTCCTGCAGCGGGTGTTCGCGTTCCACGCCGCCAATCCGCCCCAGCCGCTGGCTCCCGTCACGGACTTGCGGCTGGAGTGCGCCTCGGGCGGCTGCCAGTTGTCCTGGTCGCCCGTGGCCAACGCCGGTAGTTATCGCGTCTACCAGTCCGCGGAGCCCTGGACCTTCCCGGAGCTGCCCTTGCTGGAGACCAGCGCCACCTCGGTGCCGCTGCCGGCCGGCGAACCGGGCCGGGCTTTCTACCAAGTGCGCAGCCAGCACTGAGGGAGCCCGGCCCAGGCGGGCTCCGGGGCGGCCGGACTCAGGCGGCCATGGAGCCCAGGGCGCGGGTCTGCAGGCTGGTGAGCAGCACGCCCTGGCTTTCGGCCCAGCGGCGCAGCCGGCCTTCCAGCTCCGCCGGCTGACCCAGGAAGACGGAGAAGTCCGGATCCACCAGCACCACGTGGCGCGTGCCGGACTGCGAGACGACCTCCAGCAGGGTCTCCAGCCAGAGTTTGGACGCGCCCAGCCGGCTGGCCAGATCCCGGGCCCGCAGACCGTTCACGTCCAGACAGACGCCGCCCCAGGCCACCAGCCCCAGCAGACGCAACTCCCCGACGTTGCGCTGAAAGCTGATCATCAACGGCTTCAGGTTCTTGGTGTTCATCGTGGTCTCTCCCCTGTTTTGAACGGGGGACAAGAAGCAGGGGGGGTGGGACATGGATCGCCAATCCAGCCCCACCAACAAGTTTTTTTAACAGGATCATGGGAAAGAGCTTGGAGCCGCCCCTGCTCAGCCCTATTTTCGTTCGCCTTTGGAACCAGGGGGGTTTTGTGAATCACTCGCGCATCCGGTTCGGCATGCTGCGCCCCGCCCAGGCGGGCTGAACGCGGGTGATTCCGGGGTCCCGGAATCGCTCCCATCCCCTGCACCTTCCGCTCTTCCCTTCGCCAACCAATGGGCTGTCCCGCTCGGGTCTGGGCCTTGCCGAGACCGGCGACGACGGCCGTTTCAAGCTTCAGCCATCAGCCATCCGCCTCGCGCGCTGCGGGGCCGAACATCGGGAGACGTGCATATGAAACACAAGCTGGCCGTTGGATTGGCCACGCTGGGTCTCGCTCTGGTCGCACAGGCGCAGTACAACGTGGGCGACGTGCCCGCGGACTTCACCTGCGACGACTGGAACGGGGGCAGCTGGAACCTGGAGTCCTTCCGTGGCAAGGTCGTCGTGCTCAACTTCGGCGCCACGTGGTGACCGGGTTGTAACACCGAGTTTCCGGTGATTCAATCCGATTTCGAAGAAGTCTACGATCCCGCCGCGGTGGAAATCGTCCACGTCGACACCGACAACATCAGCGCCGCCGCCCTGCACGCCCACTGGGACGTCCACGATCCCACCTTCCCCGTGCTGGTGGGTTGCGGCGACGTCTACGGCGACTTCGGCGACGGCTACATCCCCTACAACGCCATCCTCGACACCGAAGGCGTGGTGCGGTACACGTCGAGCGGTTTCGATGACGCGGCCATGCACGCCATCATCGAGCAATACATGGCGGTGGACTTCCCCGTCTTCGCCATCCATGAGCTGACGGTGACTGGGGATGACAACGCCGACGGCCGGCCCGATGCCGGCGAGAGTGTCGAGTTCGTGGTGGACGTGCGCAACAGCCCCATCGCCGTGCCGGCCACGGGCTGCACGGTGACCATGACCTGCAGCGACCCCGAAGTCACCATCACCAACGCCACGGTGAGCTACCCGGCCGCCAATCCCGGCGAGGTGGTGACCGGCGGCAGCGCCTTCGCGTTCACGGTGGCCGCGGGCATCACGCCGCACTGGGCCACTTTCACCTTCAACTACTCGGCCACCTACGCCGGCGGCACGCAGACGGGCTCCTTCGAGCACGTCCAGCGCATGGGCCGGCCGAACCTCCTGCTGGTGGACAGCGACGGCGGCCAGGACGACAACGAGACCTTCGTGCAGACGGCCCTGCTGGCCCTCGGCATGGAATCCGACGTGTGGTCGGCCGCCGGCACGCTGACGGGCGCTGAGCTCGGCCGCTACCCGCGGGTCATCTGGCTGGGCGGCGTCAATGAGACGGACATGAGCGACGGCGAGGAAGCCGGCCTGCGCGCCTTCGTGGACGCGGGCGGCCAGCTGCTGCTCTCCAGCCAGTACCTGTCGGACAACCCCGACCGGCTGGACTTCCTCCAGGACGTGTTCGGCGTGACGGTGGCCGACGACGACGGCGGCACCATCTTCCTGATGTCCTGCCCGGCCGGCGATCCCTACTTCGGCGGCGCGGCCATGGTCATTTCCGGCAACCAGGCCGCCAACAACAACGAGGATCCCGACATCCTGGCCAGCGACGGCAGCACCACGGTCTTCGCCACTTGGAACCAGGCGGCCAATGCGCCGGCGGCGGTCTACACCACGACCCCGGGCCACAAGGCCATCTTCTGCGGCTTCCCGGTGGAGGCCAACCGCGTGCACAGCTCGGCCCCCGGCTCGGTGACGGTCCAGGGCTTCCTGGAGCGGGCGCTGGCCTACTTCGGCGAAGTCTCGATGGACGAGCCGACCCCCGTGCAGGTGAGCGACTTCCGCCTGCTGAGCGCAGCGCCCAACCCCTTCAATCCCACCACCAGCGTGGAATTCCAGCTGGGTCGGGCGGGTGACGTGGAGCTGGGCCTGTTCAACCTGCAGGGCCAGGCAGTCCGCAGCTTCGGCGCCGGCCCCCGCGCCGCCGGCATCCACCAGGCCACGGTGGAAGCCCGCGATCTGGCCAGCGGCCTCTACCTGATCCGCCTGTTCGTGGACGGACAGCCCCAGGACGCGATGAAGGTGATGCTGGTCAAGTAGTTTTCACCAGCGAACTTCACTAGCCAACCCTCAGAAAACGCCTCCGGATTCCCTCACAGGGAGTCCGGAGCGCGTTTTCTCTTTGCACTTTTTCTCTTGAGGAATGCCCCGCTGGATTAGGATCTTCAACTGAACGGGTCTACGAACGTCCCTAACAAAATCAGTTGACGATCAGCGCAAGCGGAAGGATTCCCCATGAAGCGCCTGTTATTGGTTGGACTGTTCGGGCTGCTGGGCGTGGCCCGGGCCGAATACGCGGTGGGCGTCGTTCCCCCCGACTTCACCTGCACGGATTGGAACGGCAACACCTGGAACCTGGCGGACAATCTGGGCAAGGTCGTGCTGCTCAATTTCGGCGCCACTTGGTGCGGGCCCTGCAACGATGAAATGCCCGAGCTGCAGTCCGAATTCTACGAGACCTACGACCCGGCGGGCTTCGCCATCGTGCACATCGACACGGACGGCATCACGGCCCAGGCCCTGCACAACCACTGGGACGCGCTGGGCGTGACCTTCCCCGTGCTGGTGGGCTGCGACGACCTCTACAGCGACTACGGCGACGGCTACATTCCCTACAACTGCCTGCTGGACACCGAGGGGGAAATCCTCTACGCCGGCTCCGGCTACAACCCCGGCACCCTGCACGCGCTCATCGAAGCCAACATGAGCATCGACCACCCGGTCTTCGCCCTCCAGGGGTTGAGCGTCACGGGTGACGACAACGGCGACGGCCGGCCCGACGCCGGCGAGTCTGTCCAGTTCGTGGTGGACGTGCGCAACAGCCCCATCGCCGTGCCCGCCACGGCCTGCACGGTGACCCTGAGCTGCGACGACCCCGCCGTGACCATCACCAACGGCACCGTGAGCTATCCCGCCGCCGACCCGGGCGAGACCGTGGCCGGCGCCGGCAGCTTCGCCTTCACCGTGGCGGACGGGATCACGCCGCACTGGGCCACCTTCACTTTCTCCTACAGCGCGCCCTACGCCGGCGGCACGGCCACGGGCGAGATGCTCCACGAACAGCGCATGGGCCGCCCCAACCTGCTGCTGGTGGACAGCGACGGCGCAACGGACGACAACGAGAGCTTCGTGCAGACGGCCCTGACCGCCTTGGGGATGGAGTCCGACCTGTGGACGGCCGCCGGCGCCCTGACCGGCACGGAGATGGGCCGCTACACGCGGATCATCTGGCTGGGCGGCGTCAATGAGACGGACATGAGCGACGACGAGGAAGCCGGCCTGCGCGCCTTCGTGGACGCGGGCGGCCAGCTGCTGCTCTCCAGCCAGTACCTGTCGGACAACCCCGCGCGGCTGGACTTCCTCCAGGAGGTCTTCGGCGTGACGGTGGCCGACGACGACGGCGGGAACATCTTCCTGATGTCCTGCCCCGCCGGCGATCCCTACTTCGGCGGCGCGGCGATGGTCATCTCCGGCAACCAGGCCGCCAACAACAACGAGGATCCCGACGTCCTGGCCAGCGACGGCAGCAGCACGGTCTTCGCCACGTGGACCCAGGCGGGCAACGCGCCGGCGGCCGTCTACACCACGGCGGCCGGCCGCCAGGCCATCTTCTGCGGCTTCCCGGTGGAGGCCAACCGCGTGCACACGTCGGCCCCCGGCTCGGTGACGGTCCAGGGCTTCCTGGAGCACGCCCTGGCCTACTTCGGCGAGGTGGCGGTGGACGAGCCCGCCCCGCTGGTGGCCAGCGGCTTCCGCATCCTGGGCGCCACGCCCAACCCCTTCAACCCCGTCACCCGGCTGGACTACCGGCTGGAGGCGGCCGGCGACGTCAGCGTCTCCCTGTTCAACGTGCTGGGGCAGGAAGTGCGGCGCCTGGTGCCGGGCGCGCGGCCGGCCGGCGAGCACAGCCTGCTGCTGGACGCCTCCGACCTGGCCAGCGGCCTCTACCTGGCCCGCTTGAGCGTGAACGGCCAGGCCCGCGACACCCACAAGCTGATGCTGGTGAAGTGATCCCGATCCACTGGCGACCCAATCCCCGGTCCGCTCGCGGGCCGGGGATTTCATTTTCTGTGCAGCCGGCTCCCCGCCGGAGGCTCTTCTGTCTCCGTGCCGCGTCCTCCGCGCCCCCCCGATTGGCAAGATGTGCAGGCAGCGGATGGTCCCTGGAACATTTTGAATGAGAATGAAAAAACGGACTGGAATCCCAGCAGTTGAGCGTTACATTCCCGCGTCGCTGATTGCGCACAGTCTTGCTCGGCATGCAGATCCGCTGAGGAGAATCCGGCCCTCGAGGGGTCTGCGGGCGGTTGCGAGATGGGCGAAATCGGCGGCTTGATGCAAAACGAGGCAGCTCCGGTCTGACAAGTTCAAGGCACGGCGTGGTTCCTCACAGTTCTTCTTCCAACAGGAGTCTCTTTCGATG from Candidatus Delongbacteria bacterium encodes the following:
- a CDS encoding GxxExxY protein, giving the protein MHTANQSDLLDNPRARDLEVQHLCDRVREAAYALHRYLGHGHLEKVYQHGLEHRLSMLGLQVEAQVPLQVLDEDGTVLGEYFADLVIEGGLLIELKAVRNLNNDHIGQVIGYLRAARRRHALLINFGGPRFEIRKLIW
- a CDS encoding aldo/keto reductase — encoded protein: MRHHALGHSELTISAIGLGCMGMSDFYGGGQEDESIATLQRALELGVNFFDTADMYGPWTNERLVGRALAGRRDAAVIATKFGVMRSEQGGFLGISGRPDYVRAACDASLQRLGLEHIDLYYQHRVDPQVPIEETVGAMAELVQAGKVRYLGLSEAEPEQVRRAHAVHPISALQTEYSLWSREPERGILATTRELGISFVAYSPLGRGFLTGQIQRFEDLAADDWRRTNPRFKGENFGKNLELVERISEIARDKQITPSQLALAWVLAQGEDIVAIPGTKRRSYLEQNLGALEVTLTAEDLARIDAAFPMDAAVGTRY
- a CDS encoding SDR family NAD(P)-dependent oxidoreductase, giving the protein MRTALVTGGNRGIGLEVCRQLAGQGVHVLLGSRNYEAGAEAARELAAAGLVECLELDVADPASILTCRQLLQLRHLRVDILVNNAAVLARGGALELAEDEWLEAVQVNLLGALRCCRAFLPGMVEAGWGRVVNVSSGYGSFAQGLTGPAAYSVSKAALNALTLSLARELPETVKVNAVSPGWVRTRMGGADAARSPEEGARGLVRLALLPDDGPTGGFFRDEESLAW
- a CDS encoding T9SS type A sorting domain-containing protein, which codes for MIQSDFEEVYDPAAVEIVHVDTDNISAAALHAHWDVHDPTFPVLVGCGDVYGDFGDGYIPYNAILDTEGVVRYTSSGFDDAAMHAIIEQYMAVDFPVFAIHELTVTGDDNADGRPDAGESVEFVVDVRNSPIAVPATGCTVTMTCSDPEVTITNATVSYPAANPGEVVTGGSAFAFTVAAGITPHWATFTFNYSATYAGGTQTGSFEHVQRMGRPNLLLVDSDGGQDDNETFVQTALLALGMESDVWSAAGTLTGAELGRYPRVIWLGGVNETDMSDGEEAGLRAFVDAGGQLLLSSQYLSDNPDRLDFLQDVFGVTVADDDGGTIFLMSCPAGDPYFGGAAMVISGNQAANNNEDPDILASDGSTTVFATWNQAANAPAAVYTTTPGHKAIFCGFPVEANRVHSSAPGSVTVQGFLERALAYFGEVSMDEPTPVQVSDFRLLSAAPNPFNPTTSVEFQLGRAGDVELGLFNLQGQAVRSFGAGPRAAGIHQATVEARDLASGLYLIRLFVDGQPQDAMKVMLVK
- a CDS encoding redoxin domain-containing protein — protein: MKRLLLVGLFGLLGVARAEYAVGVVPPDFTCTDWNGNTWNLADNLGKVVLLNFGATWCGPCNDEMPELQSEFYETYDPAGFAIVHIDTDGITAQALHNHWDALGVTFPVLVGCDDLYSDYGDGYIPYNCLLDTEGEILYAGSGYNPGTLHALIEANMSIDHPVFALQGLSVTGDDNGDGRPDAGESVQFVVDVRNSPIAVPATACTVTLSCDDPAVTITNGTVSYPAADPGETVAGAGSFAFTVADGITPHWATFTFSYSAPYAGGTATGEMLHEQRMGRPNLLLVDSDGATDDNESFVQTALTALGMESDLWTAAGALTGTEMGRYTRIIWLGGVNETDMSDDEEAGLRAFVDAGGQLLLSSQYLSDNPARLDFLQEVFGVTVADDDGGNIFLMSCPAGDPYFGGAAMVISGNQAANNNEDPDVLASDGSSTVFATWTQAGNAPAAVYTTAAGRQAIFCGFPVEANRVHTSAPGSVTVQGFLEHALAYFGEVAVDEPAPLVASGFRILGATPNPFNPVTRLDYRLEAAGDVSVSLFNVLGQEVRRLVPGARPAGEHSLLLDASDLASGLYLARLSVNGQARDTHKLMLVK